The Microcaecilia unicolor chromosome 3, aMicUni1.1, whole genome shotgun sequence nucleotide sequence tactatgtcaacaagcaggggggcaccggatctcgccccctgtgtcaggaagccgtcagcatgtggctctgggctcgccgtctcggcatggtgctccaagccacatatctggcaggcgtaaacaacagtctggccgacagactgagccggattatgcaacctcacgagtggtcgctcaactccagagtggtgcgccagatcttccaagcatggggcacccccttggtggatctcttcgcatctcgagtgaaccacaaagtccctcagttctgttccaggcttcaggcccccggcagactggcatcggatgccttcctcctggattggggggggagggcctgctgtatgcttatcctcccatccctctggtggggaggactttgttgaaagtcaagcaagaccgaggcaccatgattctgattgctcctttttggccgcgtcagatctggttcccccttcttctggagttatcctccgaagaaccgtggagattggggtgttttccgaccctcatcacacaggacgagggggcgcttctgcatcccaacctccagtctctggctctcacggcctggatgttgagggcgtagactttgcctctttgggtctgtcagagggtgtctcccgcatcttgcttgcttccaggaaagactccactaagagaagttacttcttccattggaggaggtttgccgtctggtgtgacagcaaggccctagatcctcgctcttgtcctacacagaccctgcttgaataccttctgcacttgtctgagtctggtctcaagaccaactctgtaagggttcaccttagtgcaatcagtgcataccattaccgtgtggaaggtaagccgatctcaggacagcctttagttgttcgcttcatgagaggtttgcttttgtcaaagccccctgtcaagcctcctacagtgtcatgggatctcaatgtcgttctcacccagctgatgaaacctccttttgagccactgaattcctgccatctgaagtacttgacctggaaggtcattttcttggtggcagttacttcagctcgtagagtcagtgagcttcaggccctggtagcccaggccccgtacaccaaatttcatgataacagagtagtcctccgcactcaccctaagttcctgccaaaggttgtgtcggagttccatctgaaccagtcaattgtcttgccaacattttttccccgtcctcattcctgccctgctgaacgtcagctgcacacattggactgcaagagagcattggccttctacttggagcggacacagcccaccagacagtccgcccaattgtttatttcttttgaccccaataggaggggagtggctgtagggaaacgcaccatatccaattggctagcagattgcatttccttcacttacgcccaggcggggctggctcttgagggtcatgtcacggttcataatgtcagagccatggctgcgtcggtagcccacttgaagtcagcctccattgaagaaatttgcaaagctgcgacgtggtcatctgtccacacattcacatctcattactgcctgcagcaggatacccgacgcgacagtcggttcggggcagtcagttcttcagaacctgtttgggctttaggatccaactccatcccccgagggccctgtttgtctgttccaggctgcactctcagtagttggtaaattttttaggtcaatctcattaatgtcctcgccgttgcgaggcccaattgaccatggttgttgttttgagtgagcctgggggctagggataccccatcagtgagaacaagcagcctgcttgtcctcggagaaagcgaatgctacatacctgtagaaggtattctccgaggacagcaggctgatgttctcacaaacccgcccgcctcccctttggagttgagtcttcccttgaagtgtattgtcttgctacatactggactggccatgctcgagccggtttcgggcgggaagacggctgcgcgcccatgcgcaccgcgcatgggcgcgcgaggactagcaaaggcctttgctagtaaactttccgatggagggggctgccgaggacgtcaacccatcagtgagaacaatcagcctgctgtcctcggagaataccttctacaggtatgtagcattcgctttccacgagagtgatttcctcctcgtgggctaaAAACAggtgtcctttctcttcaagagatctgtcgtgcagctctcgtttgtacggcattacaggctggatgtggcagcgaagcaggacgcacattttggagcgcaggcactacgtagggagtgcttttgtacatcccatcagttaatggattcatctgctgttgatgacaaggaagggaaaattaggttcttaccttggtaatttttctttcctttagtcacagcagatgaatccatgatccctccctgtctgacttgtgtttttgttcagttctttcatgcagatattgtatctcATCAGGAGGAGTTGATGAACAGTTCTTACAgttttctacatgctgttctattgcaggaggttgaattcgtccctcctttgtgtggtcttgctccggttctggggcatttgttcgctgtgaggaaagtttagtGTGATgttacctttcttattcactctgctttggaaactttgaatactgaaggcagatggggtaGCCgtcaagggtcactgtggtttttcagtgttctctatctccacctgctgtaggcggatacaacccatcgttaatggattcatcttctataactaaaggaaagaaaattacaacGGTAAGAATCTAATTTTTCCCTTCTTGGCCATATTTTTGTAGCTTCAAGGATAAAGAGAACGTGGAACTGTGTAGCAATAATCTCTCTGTTGTCCCACAGGTTCCAAGGTATGGCTGACATACAGAGTCTGAACGCTTCCAGCAGTCCGTCCTGGGAATGCTTAACTCTGATGGCCAAAGATGGGAGCTCCCAAGAAGATCGTATTTCCCAAAGGACATATGGCTGCAGGGAGTTCCAAGTGGCAGGCATTCCATGCCCAAGGGAGATGCCATTCGCCGTAGGACTCCAGGATTGCAAATACAGTGAAACTGAGTGCTGATCTTGCAGAGAGTGATCCTGAGGTTTTGCTCTCGGAGCATCACCGGAACGTATACAGCAAATAGCAGGGTACAAGCGGCTTGTAGAGAGGAGAAGTATTTTAAAGTGGAACCGAGGACCCATAAAGCGTTCCGCCCAGAGCTTGTAGAGAAGAGTAGCAGAGCATCCAGCGGTTCGAGTGGGTCCCTGAACCTATTGAAAGGTTAAGCCCCACTTCTAAAGAAAAGAGCAAATCGGTAGACATAGGAATGGGTATCTCTATGAGAGGGCAAATAGTGAGATCAGATCCTCCCCAATAACTCTTCCTGTGTTAAGGAAATCATTGAATCCTTCTCTAAAGAAAACAGTCACTCTAGAGAGCGGCCTCTCCCACAGAACGCACTTGGACTGGAACCTCATTTGAATGAGATAGGGCTCTCAAAGCACTGCTGACTGGATGTTGCAGAAACCAAATATCCAGACCAGTGCTGACCTAACTGGAGTGAAATGTTCCTGGACTGGTAAATGCCGATGATTTGGTGGAGCAAATCCCACCGTCCTCTCTGGAAGTCACTTCTTGCAGCAACTATGATACAGAGATGAGGCCTTACATGTGCGACATGCTGTTGGGAAAACGGGATAAAGAAGATCTAGTGCAGGAGGAAGATGCTTCTGTATATACATGCATTGAATGCAGCATCTACTTCAAGAAGAAGGACCATCTCTTGGAGCACATGCTTCAACACAACCAAGTTTCTGACCAGGCACAAGAAGATGTTGTTCCTGTCACGTGTCACTTCTCTTGTAATGAGTGTGGCTGGACCTTCAGGGACTCAATGTCTCTGGAGCAGCACAGCAGACTTCACCAAGAGTCCAGGGAAAAGATCATCGAGGAAATACAGAAACTTGAGTTTTCTGACGAAGGGAGGGAGGCCAGATTGCAGTGTCCCAAGTGTGTCTTCGGCACCAACTCTTCCAAAGTCTTTGTCCAGCACGCAAAAATGCATGTCAGGGAGAGGAAGGATCAAGGGGTCAAAAGCATGAGCCTCTTTGGCAGTGCTGGAGGCAAGATGCACGAGACTCCAGTTCACCAAATGTACACCCATTTTCAACCAAATGAACTTTCTCCTTCACCTTCTTCTCAAATACAGGCATATAGTGGTGGTAGCAAGAATATCAGACCTGCTTTCTTTGTGGTTTTCCAGCCCCGGTGAAGATATATTGAAAGAGCATATGAAATACTCCCATTCCAACCTCTCCCTGGGAAGTAGAGGCCTTCAAGAGGGGACTCAAGTCAACCTGGGACTAGTAGAGATTCTTATGCCTCTAGGCCCAGAACATTCTCAGATCCAGATTATTTTGGGCAAGCAGAAAGACTGTTGTCCCCGCCCCCAGCAAAACAGCCCAGCCCACTATGAGCCTAAGCGTGGCTTCTCTATAGGTCACCAGAGACGAGAGGAAAAATGAGCCAAGTAAGAAGACCAGCAGACTCCCAAGTTTCAGGCAAGGAAACGGGCATTGTATGGCTCCAAGAAGAAGTGGGAGTGAATCCTACTTAACCCAGCAAAAACTACTCTTCACAAATGGGGttgaaaatgaagaaaagaagtTTGGCTCATCTTAGAGGACCTAGTGGTGAGAATCGGAATAAGCCACAGGGCACGCTGGTGGATGTTTGGCGTGGCTGGGTCTTCAGAAAATAACCATGGGAACCTGAGAGAAGGGCCATACTGTCTATTCGGATGTAGACCGTTCCAAGACGATAGTTCGCTCTAAAAGGTTTATAGTTTCCTCAGTCTGCTTTAGATGTTGAAGAGTTGCTTTCAGGGACCATTTAAGGTCAGCTGACGCTTTCACCATTTCCAAGCGGCAGCAGCACCAACTTCGGAACATGGTCCCCATTGTTCTCCTCAAGACTCTCAACCTTCGCCAGAGAGCAAAAACTCATTATGGCAAACTCTTCAAAAGAAAGGTAGCTGCAGCAtcagcagcagcaactccttcAAGGGATTTTTTTGCTGGACGAGAATTTTCCAATGGACTTCCTCTTCGTGATTCCCAGCTGGAAGGCTCCTTGATCCCAGATGATCTCCTGGACCCAGACTCCCTCATCCTGAGGAACGAAGAGAGAAAATGCCCATACTGCCCTGACAGGTTTCACAATGGGATTGGCCTAGCCAATCACGTGAGGGGCCATTTTGAAACAGGGTGGGTGTGAACTACAATGTCCGGCACTTCATCTCTGCAGAAGAAGTGAAAGCTATAGAACAAAAATTTTCCtttcaaagaagaagaaaaaaggtaGTATGTACACCATTTCTAAtattttttattctattttttttttttcctttttcacttTTTTGCCACCTCAGAAGGTGGTTGCAAGGTGTGGGGTGGTCCAGGCCTGTATAGGGACACTGGTATAGCATCAGGGGATATATTTGTTTAGATCAAATATAGCCTGCTGTGCCAAATTTTTGGTCATAGTGGGCCTTCAAAAATAACAAGCACAATGTAAATATTGGGCTAAGCCATACAATATAACTCATTACTTAACAGCAACGGTGATTCCGGAAGAAAGCTATTGCCTGCATTTCCATGCAGCatctcaagtagaggagtgtgttagccgtgttagtccactcttaaggttatcaatagaaatcaaacaaaataaaacatggaaaagaaaataagatgatacctttttattggacataacttaatacatttcttgattagctttcgaaggttgcccttcttcgtcagatcggaaaccaTGCAGCATCTCAGAAACTGGACACACAAGGTTATAGTAACTACCGTACCTAAAGTTAAGCCAATCTCTAAGGGAGCAGTTCTAGAAATCTGTGCTAAATTATAGGGCATCGCTAGCACAAAGCTGCTTTTGCAAGGTCACTAACGTCATCTCAATTTCAGGGTGTCAGTGGGCGTGTCCAAGTATTCTTCACATTGCGGATGTTTCTAGGTGACGTGCCCGTGACGTGCCCCTTGCAGTTGCACGCGGTGCaatttgggcattttttttttttttttttgccttaggaTTTTTCCTGTTTACCGAGGTCACTCCTCACCTTTCATGAATCATCAAAGGGAGTTAGATTAATAAGCACCAACATTACAATTACATCATGAACTAAAACAGAGCCTACATTTGCATAAAACTCATAAATCAAGTCAAAATCAACCAAATCATATAATGTACAAAAACATACAGAATTATGCATTTTTACCTCATCTCAACTATTTCAGCCTTCCCTAATACCTAGAGAACAAGTGCCTTGCCTAAAAATTAAGGACAAGAGAAGTTACGCAATTGCCTGATTGTTATAACTAAGCCTTCAGgtggatttatttttttctttttctgaaagaGAAGAAGCTTCTGCTAGCAAATTCCAAAGAATCTTAATTCACGCATACAGAGCAAATGTTTGCAGCCTTGCCACTGTCAGTTTGGCCTCGGTCAAAGTAGACAACAAAGCCTGCTGATGTGAACTAAGGTGATGGTGTTTACTCTCGGTCTGAGGGCTGCCAtggctcaggttttcaggatatccctagtgtatatgcatatttatttattggcatttctatcccacatttgccCAAGTGAAACTCAGGTTCGACGTGGCTTAcatagaaacattaaaaaaattagttacatttaaagaatacatcataaaaataatatataggaaGTGATAGTGGCAAATTCAGTGGGGCATCAGGAAGAAGTGAAATATAAGGAACTAAATAATAGCACTGAGTAGACCGCATTTAATGCCAGCaaagatggaattacagtagtctggtggtggtggtggtgggggggttgttTTGCTAGAACAAGAGATTGAGTTAAAGTACGGAAGACTGGTCTTGTAAAAAATGATCGCAGTCTCTTTAGTTTtcaatgcaaatggaagaaactgGAGACAACATTCGAAACTTGACTTTCTAAGGATAAAAACTGATCAATTGTAAcccccaagattttcattgaggATACAAGAGTATATGTTATATTATCAATTGTAAAATCTTTGCGAATGGTCAGATAAGAATTTGTTATTAATAAAAATGTAGTCTTCTCAGTATTATGTTTCAAGTTAAAATTAGAAACCCAGGATTCAGTTAATGTGATACCTAATCTGATTTTTGTTAATGATATTATAAGAGTTTTGGAAAATGGGATATAAATAATAAtatcagcataaataaaagtaGAAAGACCGTTGCTCTCAAGTAGATTACCAAGAGGAATCATTATGATGTTAAATAAGATGGGAGACGAGGGAGAACCCTACGGTACTCCACAACTAGAAAGCAAGGATGAAGAGGGAGTGCCTAATTGTTAACGGTATGATCTAGATTTCAGAAATCCTGAGAACCAATCATGGACAGCACCACAAATACCATAATGGTCAAGAATATGTAAGAGAATATTCTGATCGACAGtatcgaatgcgctagacatatcgaattggaatACTATCATTTTATTACCAATACTGAGCTCCCATCTGAAGCTGGCTAAGAGAGTGGtaagaacagtttcggtgctgtaggAAGGTCTAAATCCAGATTGTGATTTGTGCAGAATGGAATGGAGTTTGagatattccattagttgttgtgaGACCAAGGCCTTCCATGACCTTGACAAATAGTGGGATTGAGGCTACAGGACTGTAATTGGAAACAATGCTTGTttgtgtcacgttttccaaagcaggaactaggtttgtgagcccttgggcactgccgaggagcggcagtggcaggcaaaaccacctcacacagggataaggccagctagacttcacctgcacttgaccaccattcctcaggagttgagcccctgggtacaggtggccggcaggacttgccggactgggccggaactggataccagcaggatacactcaGGGACTAGAGcgcacagggaggctaggcagaatactagactaggactctcagacagacaagggacagaactgaaagctgcaagcagccactgaaacagggaacaaacactggtagataggagacagaactgaaagctgccaggcagccactgaacaagagacacaggcaaccaagaactagacaaagacaaacaacaagaaacaagactgggaaacaagcaatacagtacaagaagctacacaaagactaaactaaaaacaggcaagaatacagactataaactggactaggcagaagtgcagcaagcaccaacaaaccagggccttaggcgaagcaaaggcaaacacagaagtttccaaatggctaataagcccagcagcagctgagactcactgcagcaatcacaaggcagctacgggtgctgtgcaggcacaaacaagaaagacaagtctggcagcctggaagatccggactggactgagctgaagcctggaacgggtagagacagcaagacagtctatggcagccaccggttctggtcaccagagggcgaggggagcacaaaccaagaagcaggcagaaagcatactgaagcatacacaggtgcagcacagtggagcaatcagagccatgctggaagcagccagcacacagagacagagctaagtcaggcaacacacacaggtgcagtatagtggagtaattagagccacgctggaagcagccagcacacagagacagaacaaactcagaaaggacagacagaagccagctcagaagctgacccccagaaataaggtaagtctgagagggtTCATGACCACAGACATGACAGTTTGGGAATCTTTAGGGATATGAGTCAAGGTAATATTGCCACTTCTTAGAGGAAATGGGATAACATTAAGATAGGAGTGTAGATAATGAAAAAACAGTGTGGGGCTGACCTAAGCGGATAGTTGGGACAGATGTCAAGCAGATACTGCGATTTGGCATATTTGCATAATAACTGTCTGACTTGATCCACTGAAAAAGAATGAAATGCAGACCAAATTCTGTCAGCTTGCAAGCAAGAGGATGACTGATCACAGTGATTCAGGAAATGCTCAGTTGAAGAGGGGGAGCTATACAGTTCTGATTTATaattattttctgtttgaaaTACTTTTCCAATTTGATCTGCTGAAGGCAGGGATT carries:
- the LOC115466127 gene encoding protein Wiz-like, whose protein sequence is MRPYMCDMLLGKRDKEDLVQEEDASVYTCIECSIYFKKKDHLLEHMLQHNQVSDQAQEDVVPVTCHFSCNECGWTFRDSMSLEQHSRLHQESREKIIEEIQKLEFSDEGREARLQCPKCVFGTNSSKVFVQHAKMHVRERKDQGVKSMSLFGSAGGKMHETPVHQMYTHFQPNELSPSPSSQIQAYSGGSKNIRPAFFVVFQPR